In a single window of the Botrytis cinerea B05.10 chromosome 10, complete sequence genome:
- the Bcpos5 gene encoding Bcpos5, whose product MFPRVLPRFRSMQIRSFSNTTPRPEILDVTSLPDKIVPRYHRSQESDLLSLQWPSPPRNLLIIKKDRSPTVAEALLEYVKHIHSNYNNTSLIFERKVAESIHHSLPFPIYSADLPSLFPSKVDMVTTLGGDGTILHASSLFSTTRHVPPILSFSMGTLGFLGEWKFAEYKRAFREVYMSGAAAGSHLFQDEMHPHIQTSTSDKIDDLSGWSSMRGKSMGSTRSSKVLLRNRLKVEVFDANGKSAHESAAGDVHAMNEVIIHRGKEAHLAIIEVFVNNQFLTEAVADGMIISTPTGSTAYSLSSGGSIIHPLVSSLLLTPICPRSLSFRPLVVPANTPIKLRLSDKNRGRELEVSIDGQRRSIGVGVGMEVRVQGEEMVKGSSEWGGGVPCVMRGAKSGMKDDDGWVGGLNGLLKFNHPFGEE is encoded by the exons ATGTTTCCGAGGGTGTTGCCCAGGTTTCGCTCCATGCAGATTAGATCTTTTAGCAACACAACACCACGACCAGAAATCTTAGATGTCACAAGTTTGCCGGATAAGATCGTTCCTCGATATCATC GGTCACAAGAGAGCGATCTCCTTTCTTTACAATGGCCCTCGCCACCTCGAAACCTTTTAATCATAAAGAAGGATCGTTCCCCAACCGTTGCTGAGGCTCTCCTTGAATATGTCAA ACATATACACTCAAACTACAACAACACATCTCTCATATTCGAGCGAAAGGTGGCCGAGAGTATACACCATTCTTTGCCATTTCCAATCTACAGTGCTGACCTTCCATCCCTCTTCCCATCTAAAGTTGATATGGTAACAACACTCGGTGGAGATGGAACAATTTTACATGCATCTTCTCTTTTCAGCACTACTCGTCATGTTCCTCCAATTCTTTCCTTTAGTATGGGTACTCTAGGGTTCTTGGGCGAGTGGAAGTTTGCTGAATATAAACGAGCCTTTCGAGAAGTCTACATGTCGGGTGCTGCTGCTGGATCTCACCTCTTTCAAGATGAGATGCATCCTCACATCCAAACATCTACTTCAGACAAGATTGACGATCTGTCTGGCTGGTCGAGCATGAGAGGCAAGTCCATGGGATCAACAAGGAGTTCCAAAGTGCTTCTCAGAAATAGATTGAAGGTAGAGGTCTTTGACGCTAATGGAAAAAGCGCTCACGAGAGTGCAGCAGGCGATGTGCATGCCATGAATGAAGTTATTATTCATCGGGGGAAAGAAGCACATTTAGCCATTATTGAAGTTTTTgtcaataatcaatttttgaCTGAGGCTGTTGCAGATGGTATGATCATCTCCACACCAACAGGAAGTACGGCATATAGTTTGAGTTCTGGTGGCAGTATCATTCACCCCCTCGTCAGCAGCCTCCTTTTGACGCCGATCTGTCCAAGAAGTCTTTCATTTAGACCTCTTGTTGTACCTGCCAATACACCAATCAAACTTCGATTAAGTGATAAGAATAGAGGAAGGGAATTGGAAGTTAGTATTGATGGACAAAGAAGAAGTATTGGAGTTGGCGTCGGTATGGAGGTAAGAGTTCAAGGCGAGGAAATGGTAAAAGGCAGCAGCGAGTGGGGTGGGGGCGTTCCTTGTGTTATGAGAGGGGCCAAAAGTGGCATGAAAGATGACGACGGTTGGGTTGGAGGCTTGAATGGGTTGCTGAAGTTCAACCATCCTTTTGGCGAAGAATAA